AACTACGGTTTGCATGTTTGGAAAGCCTTGTTCGAAATGGGCGCAGAATTCAATCTAACGCCGTACGGCACAGAGACCATGCATATATTGCGGGCCGAGAAAGGCTTCATTATTGCGGGACAAGATACCGATGGTTCTGTGCATCCGTTCGATTTAGGCATGTCTTGGGCCGTGTCTATGCAGAAGCCTTTTAGCTTCATTGGTAAACGCGGTATGCAACGTGAGGATTGTGTGCGTGCTGAACGTAAACAGCTGGTGGGATTAAAAACGATTGATCCAAATGTTGTTTTACCAGAAGGTTCACAAGGTGTACTGGATCCGAAGGCGCCAATTCCAATGCCGATGGTTGGGCATGTTACGTCCAGCTACTGGAGTGCAAACTTGAATCGCTCGGTTGCGATGGGTTTTGTCAAAGGTGGGTTGGAAAAAATGGGTGAGAAAGTCTTTTATCCATTGGTCGATGGCCGAGTGATAGAAGCTGAAATTTGTAGCCCTGTGTTCTTAGATCCAAAAGGGGAGCGTCAACATGTCTGATATTACGTTAGAAACACCTGAGCAATTACCAAAACTGGTTACGCATCAGCGGCCTTTACCATCAGAGCCAAATATTGTCGGTGAAAGTCCTTTACACCATGCGGATTTAGACAGCATTGCTACGCAAGGTCCACAAGTAGGCGGCGTGCATTTTTGTGAGCATAAGCTCTTAGGGTTGCTAACCCTGCGTTGCACGCCCTCATCAGAACAGCAAAGCGAGATTACCGCTTTGCTGGGTGTCGTTCTACCAATGAAGCCGTTGACGTCAGTCGTCAACGGTGACATTTCTGTGCGTTGGGTTGGTCCGGACGAATGGTTAATCATTGTTCCCGGTGAACAAGCTTTTGATATCGAAACTCGCTTTTTTGAAACACTAAGTGGTCATTTTTCTTTAGTAAATATCAGTGGTGGTTCGACGGTATTTGATGTTTCTGGCGATCATGTTGTTGATATGCTGAAAAAGTCGATTCCTGTGGATTTGCATATCCGTGAATTCCCCGTAGGAAAAGTAGTATCGACTATTTTTGCTAAGAGTGGCGCAATTATTTGTCGGCTCGGTGACAACCATTTTGAGTTAGTGGTTCGTCGTAGTTTCGCCGATTATCTTTGGTTATGGATTCAAGACGCCAGTCGTGAATACGGCTTAGTCGTTAAAGCGACCTAATCATTAAAGAATCATTGTTTCAAATCCATTCCTTTTAGTTCACGGTTTTGGTTGGCCACTTTGTGTGGTCAGCCTTTTTCGTGACAGACATTAAGAGATAGCGTATGAAATCGAAAACCTTACCTTGGATTTTTACTGCCAGCTGCCCGAGCCTTATTGGTACCGTTGATGTTGTGACTCGATACATGGCAGAAGCGGAAAACTACATAGACGAAATTCACTCTTTTGATGACAGAGAATCGGGTTTGTTTTTCATTCGTATTGAGTTTTTCCCTCCAAATGATGGCTTTAGTGACGCTACGTTCACTGAAAAGTTTTCTTCCCGCGCGGCAGAGTTTGATATGACGTGGGAATTGACGGCGCCAAATCATAAGCCAAAAGTGGCTATCATGGTGTCGAAATACGACCATTGCTTGAACGATTTACTCTATCGTTTCCGTACCGGTCAGCTGAATATTGATGTGACGGTTATTATTTCAAATCACCCTGATCTAGAAGAACTTGCGAAATGGCACGGCATTCCGTATTACCACTTGCCTATCACCGCAGAGACCAAGCTAGAACAAGAAGCGAAGGTACGAGAGCTGATCGAGCAATACGATACTGAATTGGTTGTCTTAGCGCGTTACATGCAAGTACTGTCACCAAGCATGTGTGAATACCTAGACGGCCGAGCCATTAATATCCATCATTCTTTATTGCCAGGATTTAAAGGCGCTCGCCCTTATCATCAAGCGTGGGAAAAAGGCGTCAAAATGGTCGGCGCAACAGCCCACTATGTTAACAATGACTTGGACGAGGGGCCGATCATCACTCAAGGCATTCAAACGGTAAACCATGCGCATTTCCCAGAAGATCTTGTGGCAAAAGGACAAGACATCGAACGTGTCACCTTGTTTAATGCTGTGAAATATCACGTTGAAAAACGCGTCTTTTTAAATGGCAAACGCACGGTTGTGTTTGGTGGGTAACGTCTTTTTTTAAGTAAAAGAACAAGCTGAAAATACATAAAGAGTAAAAGTAAAAAGCCGTTCGGGGGAGCGGTTTTTTGCTTTTTATAGAATATGGAATTTGTTAGATATTTAAAGATGATAAAATCGCCTATCGTGAGAGCGACCACGTAATATTTTAGTGTGTGTGATTATGAGTGTTTTTTACCGACGGGTAAGTCGAGTATACTCACTGCTTTCACTCAACACGTCGCGAAGTATTTTTTATGACAGCAACCCGTTTTAGCTTAGATCTGGCCGAAAAATTAAAGGCCATAGTAGGAAGCCAGTACACCTTAACGGACGCCGATAAGAAGAAACCCTACAGCAATGGTATTCGATTAGGCGGCGGTGAGGCTTACGCCGTGGTTCGTCCTAGTAGTTTGGTTGAAATCTGGAAAGTGCTTCAAGCCTGTGTTGAAGCAGATGTTATTGTCATTATGCAAGCCGCCAATACCGGCTTGACTGGTGGTTCCACGCCAAATGGCGCGGACTATGACCGCCCGATTGTGATTGTCAGTACCATGCGAATCAGCGATATTCAGCTGATTGATCAAGGCAAACAGATTGTTGGTTTGGCAGGCAGCACGTTATTTGGTTTGGAAGAACGACTAAAACCTTACGGTCGCGAGCCACATTCAGTGATTGGCTCTTCTTGTATTGGCGCGTCTATCGTCGGTGGTGTGTGTAATAATTCTGGTGGCGCACTGGTTCAACGTGGTCCTGCTTACACAGAAATGTCCTTGTTCGCACAAGTCACTGAAAATGGCGAATTGCAGCTGGTGAACAACCTAGGCATCGATTTGGGCAGCGACCCAGAAGAGATTCTCGCCAATTTACAGAACCAAACTTACCAAGAAACCGACGTACAATTTCCCGATAAACGCGGTTCCGACAATGAATACCATGAGCGTATTCGTGACGTCGACGCAGAAACTCCATCCCGCTTTAACAATGACCCGCGTCGTTTGTATGAATCGTCTGGTTGTGCCGGTAAATTGGCGGTTTTTGCGGTTCGCATCGACACCTTTCCCATCCCTGAAAAACATCAGGTGTTCTACATCGGCACGAACGATCCCGCCGTAATGGAACAGATGCGTCGTGACATGTTGTCAACTTTTACCAATTTGCCTGTGTCTGGCGAATACCTGCATAAAAGTAGCTACGACATCAGCAAAAAATACGGCAAAGACAGCTACTTGGTGATCGACAAACTGGGCACCAAATACATTCCTAAAATGTTTTCCATCAAGCGTACTGTGGATCGTTGGGCGGAAAAATTTAGCTTCATGCCGAACAAATTTTCGGATCGCATCATGCAATACATGAGTCAGATGTTCCCGAACCACTTACCAAAACGCATGGAAGATTTTCGTGCAAAATACGACCATCATTGGATCGTCGAAACCAGCAATGACGGCGTGGCCGAAGCACAAGCGTATTTAGACACCTTCTTTAAAGACAACGAAGGCGATTACTTTGCTTGTACCGACCGCGAAGCGGACCAAGCGATTCTGCATCGCTTTGTGACGGGCGGCGCGTTGACGCGTTATCACATTATGAATGGCAAAGACCTTGGTTCCATCATGACGATTGACGTGGCGTTTCCGCGAAATGAACTGGACTGGTTCGAAGTATTGCCACAAGAGATCGACGATAAAATTGCCGTGAAAATGTACTACGGACACTTCTTTTGCCATGTCATGCACCAAAACTACATCATGAAAAAAGGCGTTGATGGCAAAGCGGTGAAAAAGCAAATTCTCGCCAGCTACGACGTACGTGGTGCGGAATACCCGGCCGAGCACAACGTGGGTCATGAATATTTGGCGAAGCCCGCATTGCGCGAGTTCTACCAAAAAACCGACCCAACCAACAGCTTCAACTCAGGAATTGGCGGCACCAGTAAACTGAAAAGTTGGCATGAACATACTGATGGTCAAAACGGCTGCGGCTGTAAATAACTCGTATTGAACGTGAAAAAAACCGAGATGTTATGTCTCGGTTTTTTTATTTTCGAATAAAAAAGTGCATTTTTCCCCCTATATTATTGTAGAAAATAAGACCCATTATTTATCTATTTTAAAGCAAAGCGATGTAATAAGATGGCTAAAATATAGACAATACGTGAACAACGTAAAGAGAGCCAGATTATGTCCAACTACGACCAATTAACGTCACACTACCAAACGATTCATCATTTTAATCATGCCGAGTCTATGCTCGGTTGTGATGCCGCGGCGAACATGCCGTCAGGTGGCAGCAATGCGCGCTCAAAAGCCATGGCTGAATTGTCGGTTCATATCCATCGATTATCCACTCAGCCACAACTTGAAGAATGGTTCGGCAACGCGGAAAAAGAGCCTCTAAGCACGGAACAGAAGGCGAGCCTGCGAGAGATGAAACGTAAGTGGCAACAAGCGACGGTCGTACCGGAAGACTTGGTTCAGGCACAATCCATTGCGAGCTCAAAGTGTGAACACGCTTGGCGTACACAACGTCAAGAAAACGATTGGGTAGGGTTTGAGAAGAACTGGAAAGAAGTCGTCACTTTGTCTCGTGAAGAAGCGAAAATCCGCGGCGAAGCGCTAGGTCTCACTCGCTACGACGCCATGCTCGACAAGTTCGAACCGGGCACCACAACCGCGTCGCTCGATACGTTATTTACCGACGTGAAAACTTGGTTGCCAGAACTGATTGAAAAAGTACTGGAAAAGCAGAAGTCTGAATCCATCGTATTGCCATCAGGCACTTTTTCTACCGCCTCGCAAAAAGCGCTCGGTCTAGAAGTTATGAAGTTGTTGAAATTCGACTTTGATCGCGGTCGATTAGACCAAAGTGTTCACCCGTTCTGCGGTGGCGTTCCGTCTGATGTGCGTATTACGACCCGTTACGATGAAAAAAATTTCGTACAAGCCTTAATGGGTATTGTTCACGAAACAGGTCACGCTCGTTACGAACAAGGCTTACCAAGTGCCTTTGCCGGTTTACCAGTCGGTGAGGCGCGTTCCATGGGAGTTCATGAATCACAATCGCTCTTTTTTGAAATGCAGATAGGCCGCTGTAAACCCTTTATTTCCCACTTGTCGCGCCTTTCTGCCGACGCCTTTAACGCGCACAAAGATCCTGTGTTTGCCGAAGAAAACCTCTACAAAATCTACACACAGGTGAAAAAAGGCTTTATTCGAGTCGATGCAGACGAACTCACGTACCCAGCGCACGTTATTGTGCGCTACGAAATCGAACGTGACTTGATTAATGGCGTGATTGAACACACCGATGTCCCTGCGATTTGGGATGAAAAAATGAAAGCCTCACTTGGGATTTTAACCAAAGACAATTACAAAAATGGCTGCATGCAAGATATCCATTGGACTGGTGGCTCGTTCGGTTACTTTCCTTCCTATACTCTAGGTGCTATGTACGCCGCCCAATACAAAGCCACCATGATACAAACCGTCGACATCGACGCCGCCATTCAAAGCGGTGACCTGTCTCCAATATTCCAATGGCTCAGCGACAACATCTGGTCACAAGCTTCGCTTCACACCACCGATGAACTAATAAAACGCGCGACAGGCGAAACACTAAATGCCGTACATTTTAGAAAGCATCTAGAAGGGCGGTATTTGTAAAAGATTGACTCAAGGAAAACCACGAACTGTACCTTCCCCTTATTAAGGGGAAGGCTAGGATGGGGTTCTAGCACTTTGTCTTTCTAGCGCATTAGTAAATGTAGCAAACCAAACGCCACCGCTCGACACTATCGTTTGACCTCGCTCTTGGCGTTCGCTTTTCTATACTTAATCATTTCTTTGGTAGGTCGTCCTTCAGGGCGACACCGCTATAGCTTAAATAGATTCTGGAAATCCAAATCAACTCACGCTACATTGACTTCACGATAGAATGAAAAAAAGTGACTAGTGGATGGTTAACTCTCGATAATCCTTTTCTTTTTATTTCATGACTTAATTTTACTCTGACCCCAATTATTTCAATTATTTTGTTTCTCTAAACTGGAGTTTTAAATGTTAGAGTTGAGACCAAATTGCGAATGTTGTGATAAGGATTTACCGCCAGAATCTACAGAGGCACTTATCTGTACATTTGAATGTACCTTTTGTACAAGTTGTGTTAAGGGAGTTTTGAATAATCAATGTCCTAATTGTGGTGGTAATTTTGTTAGCAGACCAATAAGGCCTATTGCAGCATTAAAAAATAATCCAGCATCAACTAAACGCGTGCTAAAAGAACAAGGTTGCGTACTAAACACATAACAAGGGTTTTCAAGTCGGACAAATAACAGTTGGCTGGTTCCGCTCCGCTTCACATTTTAGCCAACTACAATTTGCCCCTTAACAGGGCGTTAGCTGTAGAAAAGAGGAAGCGATGAGAATACTTACAAATATATGCTCGAATGACCTCCAAAAAAGCAAAGACTTTTATGTAGAGCTTCTCGATTTTAAAGTTAAGTATGATAGTGACTGGTATGTTCAGCTTTGTTCTCCAGATGATTCAGAAATTGAGTATGGAATTATCCAGCGGAATCACGATTTAGTACCTAAGGAGTATCAAAATGCACCAACGGGTATGTATGTAACTTTTGTAGTTGACGATGTTGATATGGTCTACGAAAGGGCACTAAAAATGAAGGTTACTATTGTAGAGACGCCTCGTAATGAATTTTACGGTCAGCGTAGGTTTCTAGCTAAAGATCCAAATGGTTGTTTAATAGATATCTGTTCTCCATGGGAAGCAGAGTAATGTTTGAAAGAACAACTAGCAAGGCGCATCAGGCTCGCCCGCAAGCGGGCTGGACCTCCGTTCCGGCGCTTGTGCGCGGCGTTATACCTTAAAGGAGATAAAATGAAGAATCTTATTGTTGGAGTAATTGTGAGTGCATTATCTTTTTCTGTATTTGCCAATACAGAGTCGCCATATGTAGGTCAGGAGTCACGTAAAATTAAGGCGTTGTCCCAACAAGAAATTGAGGGCTACCTAAATGGTAAAGGTTTAGAATTCGCCAAAGCAGCCGAGCTTAATCAGTTTCCTGGTCCAAGTCATGTTCTCAAGGTAGCCAAAGAACTTAATCTTACCGAAGAACAAACAAAGCGTACTCAAGAAATTTTTGACTCTATGAAATCAAAAGCGACTATGTTGGGTAATCAATTTGTTGAAAAAGAGCGGGAACTTGACAGGCAGTTCTCCAGTGGAGCAATAAATGCTAATTCCCTTAAAATACTCTTATCCGATATCGGTGCACTTCAGGCCAACATACGGCATGTGCATTTGAATGCCCACCTTGATCAAAAAGCATTGCTCACTAAACACCAGATTTATATGTACGATCAACTACGTGGTTACAGCACGCCCGATAATAATGGAACGAAACATCATCACTAAACAAATAAAGTATAACAAGGCCAACCACTCAGAAGTCAAAAGCTTCGCTTCATTTTCCCGATGCGCAGATAAACCGTGCGACAGGTAGCGTGCTCAATGTCGCTATGACAAGAAAAAAAAGACCGATATGAAAATCACATCGGTCTTTTTCTATTTCAAATCTCTAATAATCCAACGCCATTTTTGCCATTTTCATTGTATTTTCAAACGATGCACAACCTGCGATAAACAAGCCGTTATGGCTGAGTAGGGCATTACCTAAAGATTATCTAAAGCGGCTGAAATAGCTCGGGTTGAGTGTTCTTTTGTCTATCTTCGTTCACGGTTTATTTTCAGTACTCAAAAAACATCAAACAAGTGGGAGCTTGTCGGTTAAACTCTCTCTCTCTTTATGTATGCGGTAATAATGCTAACTGGATCAAACACATGGCTCAAAACTACACACCTACTTTTAAAAACTGGCTTTCTCTGCTGTTGCTCATTCTGCTGTGGGGGACGTCATTTATGTTTACCGCTGTCTCACTGGAAAGCTTTAGCCCTGTAGCGATAGTCTCTCTTAGAGTCTTGATTGCAGCGATTATTCTAACGCTCTTTATGTATGCCAAGGGTTGGCGTTTGCCTGTAGACCCGTTGGCTTGGGCGGTATTTTTGCTGCTGGGTATTATGGGTAACTTGTTGCCATTTTTTCTGATCTCCACAGGTCAGAAGGATATTAGCTCGGGCATTACGGGATTGCTGATGGCATTTATGCCGCTGGCGACAATGATTTTGGCGCATTATTTTGTGTTAGGAGAAAGCCTTAATCGCTTTAAAGTCTTCGGTTTTGTGCTAGGTATTACTGGCGTGGTGATTGTGCTTTGGCCGTCGTTAGTAGGCGCTCATAGTAACTTACTGAGTGGTCTGTTAATTTTACTCGCCACGTTTAGTTATGCGATAAATGCCATTTTGGTGAGGCGATTGCCTTCCTATAACCCGGTTGTAACAGCGGCAGGCGTGATGATTATTTCCAGCATCGTTATCGTGCCATTGTGGCTGTGGCAAGATTTACCGTGGCAACAAAGCTATTCTTTAAAAGCCACATTATCCATGTTGTGGTTAGGTGTCGGTCCAACTGCGTTTGGCACCATTCTCTTGTTTGCCGTTATCGCCACGGCAGGCCCTACGTTTCTTTCGTACATTAATTACATGATTCCTATCGTGGCGTACTTTACTGGCGTGCTTCTTTTGGGCGAAGCCATTGAATGGCAAAGCCTAGCGGCCATGTTATTAATAATGTTGGGGATAGCGCTAACGCGAAAGCGGGTTGCTGATTAAGTAAAGACAGCCTTTATTATCATTGCTGTTCTGTTTCTACTCGACGAGTTCGCAAAACAAAAAAAGCAGATACTGACAATCAGCATCTGCTTTTTTGGATAATTGGGGCAGAGTAAAATTAAATCCAAAGTGATTACTTAAATCTAATCTTCCAATTACCAGTCAAAAGCTTCGCTTCATTTTCCCGATGTGCAGATAAACCATGCGACAGGTAGCGTGCTCAATGTCGCTATGACAAGACAAAAAAAGACCGATATGAAAGCCACATCGGTCTTTTTCTATTTCAAATCTCTAATAATCCAACGCCATTTTTGCCATTTTCATTGTATTTTCAAACGATGCACAGCCTGCGATAAACAAGCCGTTATGACAGAACATGGCATCTTCTAAACCGGTTACGTCTTGTAGTTCTTTATCTGACAATCCTGCCCATGGCGCGGGTAGTTTTTTACGATCTTCAAATGAGCCTAGTTCGACTGGCACGGTTTGTATGCGCCATTGTCCTGTTTGGGATGGGTACACCATAAACAAAGCGTCTTGCGATAACCTAAGTACAGTGGTTTTCCATGGTGTGTATTGTTCTAACACGATGACTCTTGGGTCTGCGGCTTTTTCTATGGCGTTGGCGACGATGGTTTTTGCGTTTACGCCACCACTTGCCGCAGCAATGAATCGAGCTAATATGCGTGATGCAAAGGCAACAGCTTCATCAAAACAGGCGTCAAAATCGCCTTCTTCTTGCCATGTAGGGTTAAACATTGAGATGGTTTGACTCAGGCTGATGCCTGTCTGTACGCCTTCTACGTGTCCGCAATCTATTGCGTCTATGGCGGAGACTAAATTTTTGTCCAATGCGTTGGCGACTTCTTTATTACCCGCGCATATTTCTAGGCCGTACTTTTGCCAAATTAACCCAAATGATGAAAACGGGATACCATTTTCTCGTGCGCCTGCGCCGCCTTTTTGGTGATGATCAAAACGGTCTTTTTCAGCGTCGTATATTCCGCCTACGTCTAACACTATGTCGGCTTTGGCTATCACGTCTAAGTCACGTGTGCGTATTAATTCTACAGATGGAAAAATGCTTTTAAGTGCCGCTACTGCAAACACGTCGTCTGCGTGAAAGTTGCCATTGTGCGTTGCGATTACTTGAATTTGTTCGGTCATTCTATAGTCTCTTTTATTGATATCATTGCACTTAACAGCACACACGTACTAAAAACGGAATTTTACGGGGTTTTAATGATAGGTGACACCGTTCATTTAACAGCATCTAAGACAGGCATGCGTAAAAGCCAATAAGAATAGGGCTTCCAGCTCTTTGTTTTGCGTAACTTTTCTATAGTTAATCTTTGTTTTCTTAAGGAAGAGGATTAGTTCAATGCCCAGAAGTCAGCAAGTTTGCTTAGACGATACCTCTTATCATCATTGTGTTACTCGATGCGTGCGCCGTGCATTTTTATACGGTGAAGATCCGTTCACAAGAACCAGCTACGAGCATCGACGAAATTGGCCATTTAAAGTGTCGATCTAAGCCCGATTTTACAATGGTTGAGTGACTGGCGAAGCCTAGGGCGCCGTGCATTTTAGAAAATATTTGGAAGGGCGTTACTTGTAAAAGACGTGATTAATTAGATTGATTAGAACTAGGCAGGTTTTTGTTTAGCCTTAAATGGCTAATTTTATATTTTTAGCCATAATCGGCTAAATTAACTCCAGTATACAAAAGGAGTTCTGATATGGAGCCTACTTATAAACTTATCACTGTGTTCAGTGGCTTACTTAGTTGCTATCGTTGCGGTCAGTCATTTTGTTATCTCTTCTGTTAGTGCCTGTACGCCTAGGCTTGCAGCTTCAATGGCGCCAGCTACATAGCCCGGAAACTGGCGAGACCATTCACTGGTAATGCCAACGAGGTGATCTTGCCAAAGCCCTGTCGTGGCTTTAGAGGGCGGTGTCGTTGCGTGTTGACCGTCACTTTTTGCATCAATAGTGGTTGCGGTGAATGGGTCTTGTGACCAGTCCTTAAAAAAATCGGCCACTGGCGTTTCTGCCTGAACGCCAAACAATCGAACTAATTGCGCACGACAATGCCGTTTCAATTCGTCCACTGTCACACTT
This genomic stretch from Marinomonas primoryensis harbors:
- the dld gene encoding D-lactate dehydrogenase is translated as MTATRFSLDLAEKLKAIVGSQYTLTDADKKKPYSNGIRLGGGEAYAVVRPSSLVEIWKVLQACVEADVIVIMQAANTGLTGGSTPNGADYDRPIVIVSTMRISDIQLIDQGKQIVGLAGSTLFGLEERLKPYGREPHSVIGSSCIGASIVGGVCNNSGGALVQRGPAYTEMSLFAQVTENGELQLVNNLGIDLGSDPEEILANLQNQTYQETDVQFPDKRGSDNEYHERIRDVDAETPSRFNNDPRRLYESSGCAGKLAVFAVRIDTFPIPEKHQVFYIGTNDPAVMEQMRRDMLSTFTNLPVSGEYLHKSSYDISKKYGKDSYLVIDKLGTKYIPKMFSIKRTVDRWAEKFSFMPNKFSDRIMQYMSQMFPNHLPKRMEDFRAKYDHHWIVETSNDGVAEAQAYLDTFFKDNEGDYFACTDREADQAILHRFVTGGALTRYHIMNGKDLGSIMTIDVAFPRNELDWFEVLPQEIDDKIAVKMYYGHFFCHVMHQNYIMKKGVDGKAVKKQILASYDVRGAEYPAEHNVGHEYLAKPALREFYQKTDPTNSFNSGIGGTSKLKSWHEHTDGQNGCGCK
- a CDS encoding VOC family protein yields the protein MRILTNICSNDLQKSKDFYVELLDFKVKYDSDWYVQLCSPDDSEIEYGIIQRNHDLVPKEYQNAPTGMYVTFVVDDVDMVYERALKMKVTIVETPRNEFYGQRRFLAKDPNGCLIDICSPWEAE
- a CDS encoding DMT family transporter, which gives rise to MAQNYTPTFKNWLSLLLLILLWGTSFMFTAVSLESFSPVAIVSLRVLIAAIILTLFMYAKGWRLPVDPLAWAVFLLLGIMGNLLPFFLISTGQKDISSGITGLLMAFMPLATMILAHYFVLGESLNRFKVFGFVLGITGVVIVLWPSLVGAHSNLLSGLLILLATFSYAINAILVRRLPSYNPVVTAAGVMIISSIVIVPLWLWQDLPWQQSYSLKATLSMLWLGVGPTAFGTILLFAVIATAGPTFLSYINYMIPIVAYFTGVLLLGEAIEWQSLAAMLLIMLGIALTRKRVAD
- a CDS encoding MYG1 family protein; protein product: MTEQIQVIATHNGNFHADDVFAVAALKSIFPSVELIRTRDLDVIAKADIVLDVGGIYDAEKDRFDHHQKGGAGARENGIPFSSFGLIWQKYGLEICAGNKEVANALDKNLVSAIDAIDCGHVEGVQTGISLSQTISMFNPTWQEEGDFDACFDEAVAFASRILARFIAAASGGVNAKTIVANAIEKAADPRVIVLEQYTPWKTTVLRLSQDALFMVYPSQTGQWRIQTVPVELGSFEDRKKLPAPWAGLSDKELQDVTGLEDAMFCHNGLFIAGCASFENTMKMAKMALDY
- a CDS encoding carboxypeptidase M32; the encoded protein is MSNYDQLTSHYQTIHHFNHAESMLGCDAAANMPSGGSNARSKAMAELSVHIHRLSTQPQLEEWFGNAEKEPLSTEQKASLREMKRKWQQATVVPEDLVQAQSIASSKCEHAWRTQRQENDWVGFEKNWKEVVTLSREEAKIRGEALGLTRYDAMLDKFEPGTTTASLDTLFTDVKTWLPELIEKVLEKQKSESIVLPSGTFSTASQKALGLEVMKLLKFDFDRGRLDQSVHPFCGGVPSDVRITTRYDEKNFVQALMGIVHETGHARYEQGLPSAFAGLPVGEARSMGVHESQSLFFEMQIGRCKPFISHLSRLSADAFNAHKDPVFAEENLYKIYTQVKKGFIRVDADELTYPAHVIVRYEIERDLINGVIEHTDVPAIWDEKMKASLGILTKDNYKNGCMQDIHWTGGSFGYFPSYTLGAMYAAQYKATMIQTVDIDAAIQSGDLSPIFQWLSDNIWSQASLHTTDELIKRATGETLNAVHFRKHLEGRYL
- the purU gene encoding formyltetrahydrofolate deformylase, giving the protein MKSKTLPWIFTASCPSLIGTVDVVTRYMAEAENYIDEIHSFDDRESGLFFIRIEFFPPNDGFSDATFTEKFSSRAAEFDMTWELTAPNHKPKVAIMVSKYDHCLNDLLYRFRTGQLNIDVTVIISNHPDLEELAKWHGIPYYHLPITAETKLEQEAKVRELIEQYDTELVVLARYMQVLSPSMCEYLDGRAINIHHSLLPGFKGARPYHQAWEKGVKMVGATAHYVNNDLDEGPIITQGIQTVNHAHFPEDLVAKGQDIERVTLFNAVKYHVEKRVFLNGKRTVVFGG
- a CDS encoding Spy/CpxP family protein refolding chaperone, translated to MKNLIVGVIVSALSFSVFANTESPYVGQESRKIKALSQQEIEGYLNGKGLEFAKAAELNQFPGPSHVLKVAKELNLTEEQTKRTQEIFDSMKSKATMLGNQFVEKERELDRQFSSGAINANSLKILLSDIGALQANIRHVHLNAHLDQKALLTKHQIYMYDQLRGYSTPDNNGTKHHH
- a CDS encoding DUF1272 domain-containing protein, with translation MLELRPNCECCDKDLPPESTEALICTFECTFCTSCVKGVLNNQCPNCGGNFVSRPIRPIAALKNNPASTKRVLKEQGCVLNT
- a CDS encoding sarcosine oxidase subunit gamma, which encodes MSDITLETPEQLPKLVTHQRPLPSEPNIVGESPLHHADLDSIATQGPQVGGVHFCEHKLLGLLTLRCTPSSEQQSEITALLGVVLPMKPLTSVVNGDISVRWVGPDEWLIIVPGEQAFDIETRFFETLSGHFSLVNISGGSTVFDVSGDHVVDMLKKSIPVDLHIREFPVGKVVSTIFAKSGAIICRLGDNHFELVVRRSFADYLWLWIQDASREYGLVVKAT